The Antarcticibacterium sp. 1MA-6-2 genome has a window encoding:
- a CDS encoding DUF4230 domain-containing protein, which produces MKVLSLIEKQIKNVGKLVVTEGNFAQVYSYNDSKRFYLDVFSARKKALIIVNADVTVAYDLSKLRTEVDPETKTVRIHHIPKEEISINPNIQYYDVTQDYLNQFEAKDYNKIQERIKKSLMTKIENSTIKSNAQNRLISELQKIYILTNSMGWSLEYNGNKIQSPEAMDRIKV; this is translated from the coding sequence TTGAAAGTACTCAGTTTAATAGAAAAGCAAATAAAAAATGTTGGAAAACTGGTAGTGACTGAAGGTAATTTTGCTCAGGTATATTCTTATAATGACTCCAAAAGATTTTATCTTGATGTCTTTTCTGCAAGAAAGAAGGCTCTTATAATTGTAAATGCAGATGTTACCGTGGCCTACGACTTAAGTAAACTAAGAACAGAAGTAGATCCTGAAACCAAAACTGTAAGGATTCATCATATTCCTAAGGAAGAAATCTCTATAAATCCTAATATTCAATATTATGATGTTACCCAGGATTATTTAAATCAATTTGAAGCTAAAGATTATAACAAGATCCAGGAGCGAATTAAAAAGTCGCTCATGACCAAGATTGAAAATTCGACCATAAAGTCTAATGCACAGAATCGCCTGATAAGTGAACTTCAAAAAATCTATATTCTTACCAATTCTATGGGATGGTCTCTGGAGTACAATGGAAACAAGATCCAAAGTCCTGAGGCGATGGATCGTATAAAAGTATAA
- a CDS encoding GSCFA domain-containing protein, producing the protein MQFRTTFSIPPQEPKIDHYSEVFLLGSCFVENIGEKLDYYKLPNLRNPFGILYHPAALENFIDKAVKNLGYSAEDVIQHNERWHSFEAHSIMSNIDREELVKNLNINLTFTREYLEKASHVILTLGTSIGYILQETGYYVANCHKFPQHRFHKNMMEIADIIVCLQNIISALQSINPGIAIIFTISPVRHIKDGVVQNQVSKSRLIEAVSKIVEKFAEVSYFPAYEIVMDELRDYRFYSEDMLHPNSTAIEYIWQKFTETWMSKESIPVLKEIGSIQRGLNHRSFNSESEAHQKFLVGLQASIEKLRNKFPHLNF; encoded by the coding sequence GTGCAATTCAGGACTACTTTCTCAATACCACCACAGGAGCCAAAAATAGATCACTATTCTGAGGTCTTCTTATTAGGTTCCTGTTTTGTCGAAAATATTGGAGAAAAACTGGATTATTATAAGCTGCCCAATCTTAGAAATCCTTTTGGAATTCTTTATCATCCGGCAGCTTTGGAGAACTTTATTGACAAAGCGGTAAAGAATCTCGGGTACAGTGCAGAAGATGTTATACAGCACAATGAGCGTTGGCATAGTTTTGAAGCTCATTCTATAATGAGCAATATAGACAGGGAAGAACTGGTGAAAAACCTGAATATAAATTTAACTTTTACCAGGGAATATCTCGAAAAGGCCAGTCATGTAATCCTTACCCTGGGAACTTCTATAGGATATATTCTGCAGGAAACGGGATATTACGTTGCAAATTGCCACAAATTTCCTCAGCATAGATTTCATAAAAATATGATGGAAATTGCAGACATTATTGTTTGTCTTCAAAATATCATTTCTGCTTTGCAGAGCATTAATCCGGGAATTGCAATAATTTTTACAATTTCTCCCGTGCGCCACATAAAGGATGGTGTAGTTCAAAACCAGGTAAGCAAATCAAGATTAATAGAGGCAGTTTCTAAAATTGTAGAGAAATTTGCTGAGGTAAGTTATTTTCCTGCATATGAAATTGTGATGGACGAATTAAGGGATTACCGCTTTTATTCCGAAGATATGTTACATCCCAATTCTACGGCAATAGAGTACATCTGGCAAAAGTTTACAGAGACCTGGATGTCTAAAGAGTCAATTCCTGTTTTAAAAGAAATAGGGTCTATTCAAAGAGGATTAAATCATCGTTCCTTCAATTCAGAATCTGAAGCTCATCAAAAATTTCTTGTTGGGTTACAGGCTTCAATAGAAAAATTGAGAAATAAATTCCCCCATTTGAATTTTTAA